A genomic segment from Orientia tsutsugamushi str. Boryong encodes:
- a CDS encoding HU family DNA-binding protein: MSTNNQEREALNKAEFVNFIHKNNTNMTKADIERALNLILRGVEKAIENGHDINIVGFGSFCVRFRAARDGHNPKTGAKIIIPESYQVVFKPGKTLKDACNN, encoded by the coding sequence ATGAGCACAAATAATCAAGAAAGAGAAGCACTAAACAAAGCTGAATTTGTAAATTTTATACATAAAAATAATACAAATATGACTAAGGCTGATATAGAGCGAGCATTAAACTTAATATTGCGTGGCGTTGAAAAGGCTATTGAAAATGGTCATGATATAAATATTGTAGGCTTTGGAAGCTTTTGTGTAAGATTTAGAGCAGCAAGAGATGGACACAATCCTAAAACTGGAGCTAAAATTATTATTCCTGAAAGTTATCAGGTAGTTTTTAAACCAGGTAAAACATTAAAAGATGCATGTAATAATTAA